The Nycticebus coucang isolate mNycCou1 chromosome 2, mNycCou1.pri, whole genome shotgun sequence genome includes a window with the following:
- the NAE1 gene encoding NEDD8-activating enzyme E1 regulatory subunit isoform X2 translates to MEFLQELNNDVSGSFVEESPENLLDNDPSFFCRFTIVVATQLAESTLLRLADVLWNSQVPLLICRTYGLVGYMRIIIKEHPVIESHPDNALEDLRLDKPFPELREHFQSYDLDHMEKKDHSHTPWIVIIAKYLAQWYSETNGRTPKTYKEKEDFRDLIRQGILKNENGAPEDEENFEEAIKNVNTALNTTQVPSSIEDIFNDDRCINITKQTPSFWILARALKEFVAKEGQGNLPVRGTIPDMIADSSKYIKLQNVYREKAKKDAAAVGNHVAKLLQSIGKAPESISEKELKLLCSNSAFLRVVRCRSLAEEYGLDTVNKDEIISSMDNPDNEIVLYLMLRAVDRFHKQHGRYPGVSNYQVEEDIGKLKSCLTGFLQEYGLSVMVKDDYVHEFCRYGAAEPHTIAAFLGGAAAQEVIKIITKQFVIFNNTYIYSGMSQTSATFQL, encoded by the exons ATGGAATTCTTACAAGAATTAAATAATGATGTCTCTGGAAGTTTTGTGGAAgag AGTCCAGAAAACCTTCTAGACAATGATCCTTCATTTTTCTGTAGGTTTACCATTGTGGTTGCAACTCAGCTTGCAGAAAG tacgtTACTTCGTTTAGCAGATGTCCTATGGAATTCCCAAGTCCCTCTTTTGATCTGTAGGACATATGGATTAGTTGGTTATATGAGGATCATAATAAAAGAACATCCAG TGATAGAATCTCATCCAGATAATGCATTAGAGGATCTACGACTAGATAAGCCATTTCCTGAACTGAGAGAACATTTTCAGTCCTATGATTTGGATCATATGGAAAAAAAG GACCATAGCCATACTCCATGGATTGTGATCATAGCTAAATATTTAGCACAGTGGTATAGTGAA ACAAATGGACGAACACCTAAAACGTATAAAGAAAAAGAGGACTTCAGAGATTTGATTAGACAAG gaattctaaagaatgaaaatgggGCTCCAGAAGATGAAGAGAATTTTGAAGAAGCtattaaaaatgtgaatacaGCACTAAATACAACTCAG gtCCCAAGCAGTATTGAAGATATATTTAACGATGATCGCTGCATAAATATCACCAAACAG acgCCATCATTTTGGATTTTAGCTCGTGCCTTAAAGGAATTTGTCGCCAAAGAAGGTCAAGGAAATTTACCTGTTCGGGGCACAATTCCTGATATGATTGCAGATTCAAGCAAATATATAAAACTTCAAAATGT TTACcgtgaaaaagcaaagaaagatgcTGCTGCTGTGGGTAATCATGTAGCCAAATTGCTGCAGTCCATTGGCAAG GCACCAGAGTCCATttcagagaaagaattaaaattactcT GCAGCAATTCTGCATTTCTTCGAGTGGTAAGATGTCGATCCTTAGCTGAAGAATATGGTTTGGACACAGTTAACAAGGATGAAATTA tttCCAGCATGGACAATCCAGATAATGAAATAGTGTTGTACTTAATGTTACGGGCTGTTGATAGATTTCATAAACAACATGGTAGATATCCAG gggtATCTAACTATCAAGTTGAAGAAGATATAGGAAAATTAAAGTCTTGTCTCACTGGCTTCCTTCAAGAATATGGTTTATCTGTAATGGTGAAAGATGATTATGTTCATGAATT TTGCCGATATGGAGCTGCTGAGCCACATACCATTGCTGCATTCTTGGGAG gAGCTGCTGCTCAAGAGGTTATCAAAATAATCACCAaacaatttgtaatttttaataatacttaCATTTATAGTGGCATGTCACAAACTTCTGCAACTTTCCAGTTGTAG
- the NAE1 gene encoding NEDD8-activating enzyme E1 regulatory subunit isoform X1, whose translation MAQPGKLLKEQKYDRQLRLWGDHGQEALESAHVCLINATATGTEILKNLVLPGIGSFTIIDGNHVSGEDAGNNFFLQRNSIGKNRAQAAMEFLQELNNDVSGSFVEESPENLLDNDPSFFCRFTIVVATQLAESTLLRLADVLWNSQVPLLICRTYGLVGYMRIIIKEHPVIESHPDNALEDLRLDKPFPELREHFQSYDLDHMEKKDHSHTPWIVIIAKYLAQWYSETNGRTPKTYKEKEDFRDLIRQGILKNENGAPEDEENFEEAIKNVNTALNTTQVPSSIEDIFNDDRCINITKQTPSFWILARALKEFVAKEGQGNLPVRGTIPDMIADSSKYIKLQNVYREKAKKDAAAVGNHVAKLLQSIGKAPESISEKELKLLCSNSAFLRVVRCRSLAEEYGLDTVNKDEIISSMDNPDNEIVLYLMLRAVDRFHKQHGRYPGVSNYQVEEDIGKLKSCLTGFLQEYGLSVMVKDDYVHEFCRYGAAEPHTIAAFLGGAAAQEVIKIITKQFVIFNNTYIYSGMSQTSATFQL comes from the exons ATGGCGCAGCCCGGTAAGCTGCTTAAGGAGCAGAAGTATGACCGGCAGCTGAG GTTGTGGGGTGATCACGGGCAAGAAGCTTTAGAATCTGCTCATGTTTGTCTAATAAATGCAACAGCCACAGGAACTGAAATTCTTAAAAACTTGGTACTACCAG gtattggttcatttacAATTATTGATGGAAATCATGTCAGTGGAGAAGATGCCGGAAACAA TTTCTTCCTTCAAAGAAACAGTATCGGCAAG aaccgAGCTCAAGCTGCCATGGAATTCTTACAAGAATTAAATAATGATGTCTCTGGAAGTTTTGTGGAAgag AGTCCAGAAAACCTTCTAGACAATGATCCTTCATTTTTCTGTAGGTTTACCATTGTGGTTGCAACTCAGCTTGCAGAAAG tacgtTACTTCGTTTAGCAGATGTCCTATGGAATTCCCAAGTCCCTCTTTTGATCTGTAGGACATATGGATTAGTTGGTTATATGAGGATCATAATAAAAGAACATCCAG TGATAGAATCTCATCCAGATAATGCATTAGAGGATCTACGACTAGATAAGCCATTTCCTGAACTGAGAGAACATTTTCAGTCCTATGATTTGGATCATATGGAAAAAAAG GACCATAGCCATACTCCATGGATTGTGATCATAGCTAAATATTTAGCACAGTGGTATAGTGAA ACAAATGGACGAACACCTAAAACGTATAAAGAAAAAGAGGACTTCAGAGATTTGATTAGACAAG gaattctaaagaatgaaaatgggGCTCCAGAAGATGAAGAGAATTTTGAAGAAGCtattaaaaatgtgaatacaGCACTAAATACAACTCAG gtCCCAAGCAGTATTGAAGATATATTTAACGATGATCGCTGCATAAATATCACCAAACAG acgCCATCATTTTGGATTTTAGCTCGTGCCTTAAAGGAATTTGTCGCCAAAGAAGGTCAAGGAAATTTACCTGTTCGGGGCACAATTCCTGATATGATTGCAGATTCAAGCAAATATATAAAACTTCAAAATGT TTACcgtgaaaaagcaaagaaagatgcTGCTGCTGTGGGTAATCATGTAGCCAAATTGCTGCAGTCCATTGGCAAG GCACCAGAGTCCATttcagagaaagaattaaaattactcT GCAGCAATTCTGCATTTCTTCGAGTGGTAAGATGTCGATCCTTAGCTGAAGAATATGGTTTGGACACAGTTAACAAGGATGAAATTA tttCCAGCATGGACAATCCAGATAATGAAATAGTGTTGTACTTAATGTTACGGGCTGTTGATAGATTTCATAAACAACATGGTAGATATCCAG gggtATCTAACTATCAAGTTGAAGAAGATATAGGAAAATTAAAGTCTTGTCTCACTGGCTTCCTTCAAGAATATGGTTTATCTGTAATGGTGAAAGATGATTATGTTCATGAATT TTGCCGATATGGAGCTGCTGAGCCACATACCATTGCTGCATTCTTGGGAG gAGCTGCTGCTCAAGAGGTTATCAAAATAATCACCAaacaatttgtaatttttaataatacttaCATTTATAGTGGCATGTCACAAACTTCTGCAACTTTCCAGTTGTAG